From the genome of Streptomyces sp. JH34:
TGCGCGCCCTGGCCCGGCCCCGGCTGCTGCTCACCCTGATGGTGATGGCGCTCGTACAGGGCGCGACCTTCTGCACGTTCTCCTACCTGGAACCGCTGGTCACCCGGGTCACCGGCTTCGGCGCGGGGTGGGTGCCCCTGGTGCTAGCGCTGTTCGGCGTCGGATCGTTCGCGGGTGTCACCCTGGCCGGACGGCTGGCCGACGCCCGCCCGGACGCGGTCGCCGGGATCGGCATGGCCGCGCTGGCCCTGGGCTGGGCCGCCCTCGCCCTGACCGCCGCGCACCCGGCCGCGGCCCTCGCACTGGTGCTGCTCCAGGGCGCGCTGGCCTTCGGTACGGGGACGACACTCATCACCCGGGTCTTCCACCTGGCCCCCGACGCCCCCACCCTGGCGGGCTCCTTCGCGACGGCCGCCTTCAACGTCGGTGCCGCGGCCGGACCTTGGCTGGGCGGCCTGGCCCTCGGCGCCGGCCTCGGCTTCCGCGCCCCGGTCTGGGTGAGCGCCCTGCTGATGTGCGCGGCACTCGTGGGTACGGGAGCGCTGGCGCTGTCGTCGGGCGGCGTGCCCGCGGTGCGCTCAGCGACGCGCGTACCCACCGAGTGACGCCCAGATCACACCCCGGCGCAACGGCATGTTCACGTCCGGGCATAAAACGTCTGAGAGACTTTGTTCCGACGGGGTACATAACCCGTCCCGGCAACGAAGCCGACGCTCCCGCACTCACCACCGCCACCCGGACCCCGTACGGTCCGGGCGGCCCCTGCCCGAAAGGTCCTCCCCATGCCCCTGGCCCTGCTCGCCCTCGCTGTGAGCGCCTTCGGCATCGGCACCACCGAGTTCGTGATGATGGGCCTGCTGCCCAACGTCGCGGACGATCTGGGAACGTCCGTGCCCACCGCCGGTTACCTCGTCTCGGCGTACGCGATCGGCGTCGTCGTCGGTGCCCCGCTGCTCACCGGCCTCGGCTCCAGGATCCCGCGC
Proteins encoded in this window:
- a CDS encoding Cmx/CmrA family chloramphenicol efflux MFS transporter is translated as MPFAVHMLGLAVFAQGTSEFMLSGLLSNIAGDLHVSLGAAGLLTSAFAVGMVIGAPLTALAGRTWPRRGALLLFLGVFGAVHVVGALTSSYGVLLATRVVGALANAGFWAVALVTALAMVAPHQRARATAVVVGGVTLACVVGVPAGAALGELWGWRSAFWAVALVSVPAAVALLVAVPGGRPDAPKVSARSELRALARPRLLLTLMVMALVQGATFCTFSYLEPLVTRVTGFGAGWVPLVLALFGVGSFAGVTLAGRLADARPDAVAGIGMAALALGWAALALTAAHPAAALALVLLQGALAFGTGTTLITRVFHLAPDAPTLAGSFATAAFNVGAAAGPWLGGLALGAGLGFRAPVWVSALLMCAALVGTGALALSSGGVPAVRSATRVPTE